A single region of the Proteobacteria bacterium CG1_02_64_396 genome encodes:
- a CDS encoding type VI secretion system-associated protein: MLGSVQDKLTRVRPPRVKITYDVETGGALQKKELPFIIGIFADLSGDSASELLPVKDRKMVEIDRDNFNAVLKSCKPRIKLAPVPNVLGGTGNLSGLLTFGDLTHFEPLSLVSRPDWGEIPGDGTNPATPAVNPFKVWYDRRCRIRDLQTKVEVSDAVAKLLDLAVTIGTEGDALRGKFTTAFTGDDPTVWRGVTAADEVATLAELIGGDPAATLAMLGQLTVDVLANITAANIPDEDPRRGWSAGQFMDARTAEIDALVAKQLNLVMHDQQFKDLEATWRGMFYLISRAETGTMLKLRVLNISRDDLYKDLTKAVEFDQSAVFKKIYEAEYGTYGGAPYSMLLGDYRFGSSPQDITLLDKIAEVAAASHAPFVAAAAPGLFGLGNFEALAKPRDLAKIFENTELTEWRGFRDSEDSRYVSLVLPDVLLRLPYGDKTNPVEGIRFEEDVGSVDEWSLPPAGTPDTALEPDSTKFLWGNAAYLLANRVTTAFSLYGWTAAIRGVEGGGLVRGLPAFNFKTGEGDVAMICPTQVAITDRREKEINDLGFMALCHCKGTNQAVFFGGQTTNKPKQYISDLANANAQVSSMLPYILSASRFAHYIKVIMREKVGSFMTRSNVESYLNSWIAQYVLLDDEAPQDVKASYPLRAAKISVTDVPGKPGAYKATIFLKPHFQLEELTTSIRLVADLPA; encoded by the coding sequence ATGTTGGGAAGTGTCCAAGACAAACTCACCCGGGTCCGTCCGCCGCGGGTGAAAATCACCTACGACGTCGAAACCGGTGGGGCGCTCCAGAAGAAGGAGCTTCCCTTCATCATCGGCATCTTCGCCGATCTGTCCGGCGACTCCGCCTCGGAGCTCCTCCCGGTCAAGGATCGCAAGATGGTCGAAATCGACCGGGACAACTTCAACGCCGTCCTCAAATCGTGCAAACCGCGCATCAAGCTGGCCCCGGTCCCCAATGTGCTGGGCGGCACCGGCAACCTCAGCGGTCTGCTCACCTTCGGCGACCTGACCCACTTCGAACCTCTGTCGCTGGTGTCGCGCCCCGACTGGGGTGAGATCCCCGGCGACGGCACCAACCCGGCCACCCCCGCCGTCAATCCCTTCAAGGTTTGGTACGACCGGCGCTGCCGCATCCGCGACCTGCAAACCAAGGTCGAGGTCTCCGACGCGGTGGCCAAGCTGCTCGACCTGGCGGTCACGATTGGAACCGAGGGGGATGCGTTGCGGGGCAAATTCACCACCGCCTTCACCGGCGACGATCCCACGGTTTGGCGTGGAGTGACCGCCGCCGACGAGGTGGCGACTTTGGCCGAGCTCATCGGTGGCGACCCCGCCGCGACCCTGGCGATGTTGGGTCAGCTGACGGTCGACGTTCTGGCCAACATCACCGCCGCCAACATCCCCGATGAGGATCCGCGTCGCGGCTGGTCGGCGGGACAGTTCATGGATGCCCGCACTGCCGAGATCGACGCCCTGGTCGCCAAGCAGCTCAACCTGGTGATGCACGACCAGCAGTTCAAGGATCTTGAGGCGACTTGGCGGGGGATGTTCTACCTGATCTCCCGGGCCGAGACCGGCACCATGCTCAAGCTGCGGGTGCTCAACATCAGCCGCGACGATCTCTACAAGGATCTGACCAAGGCGGTTGAATTCGATCAGAGCGCCGTCTTTAAAAAGATCTACGAGGCCGAATACGGCACCTACGGCGGCGCCCCCTACAGCATGTTGCTGGGCGACTATCGCTTCGGCAGCAGTCCGCAAGACATCACCCTGCTCGACAAAATCGCCGAGGTGGCCGCCGCCAGCCACGCCCCCTTTGTCGCCGCAGCGGCGCCGGGGCTGTTCGGGTTGGGGAATTTCGAGGCGCTGGCCAAGCCCCGCGACCTGGCCAAGATCTTCGAGAACACCGAGCTGACCGAATGGCGCGGCTTCCGCGACAGCGAGGATTCCCGCTACGTCTCGCTGGTGCTCCCCGATGTGTTGCTGCGCCTGCCCTACGGCGACAAGACCAACCCGGTCGAGGGGATCCGCTTCGAAGAGGACGTGGGCTCGGTCGACGAATGGTCGCTCCCCCCCGCCGGAACCCCCGACACTGCGCTTGAGCCCGACAGCACCAAGTTCCTTTGGGGCAACGCCGCCTACCTTTTGGCCAATCGGGTCACCACCGCCTTTTCCCTCTACGGCTGGACCGCCGCTATTCGCGGCGTCGAAGGGGGGGGATTGGTTCGGGGGCTGCCCGCCTTCAACTTCAAAACCGGCGAGGGTGACGTGGCGATGATCTGCCCGACCCAGGTCGCCATCACCGACCGGCGCGAGAAAGAGATCAACGACCTGGGTTTCATGGCGCTGTGCCACTGCAAGGGGACCAACCAAGCGGTTTTCTTCGGCGGCCAAACCACCAACAAACCCAAGCAGTACATCTCGGATCTGGCCAACGCCAACGCCCAGGTCTCCTCGATGCTCCCCTACATCTTGTCGGCGTCCCGTTTTGCCCACTACATCAAGGTGATCATGCGCGAGAAGGTCGGCAGCTTCATGACCCGGAGCAACGTCGAGTCCTATCTCAACAGCTGGATCGCCCAGTACGTGCTGCTCGACGACGAGGCGCCCCAAGATGTGAAGGCCTCCTACCCGCTACGAGCGGCCAAGATCAGCGTCACCGATGTGCCCGGCAAGCCGGGGGCCTACAAGGCGACAATCTTCCTCAAGCCCCACTTCCAGCTTGAGGAGCTGACCACCTCGATCCGCCTGGTAGCCGATCTTCCGGCCTAA
- a CDS encoding dihydroorotate dehydrogenase B catalytic subunit produces the protein MNPSSAPIVTDIPVTFAGIALRNPVVLLSGCVGFGHEYPRIAGFSNDLFGAIVLKGTTLEPRLGNKPHRLAETLGGMLNTIGLQNPGARYVVDRILPTLPQGGTRWISNIAGSTVEEYREVAAIFDNSPIDAIELNVSCPNVKEGGAAFGADPEVLGAVVQAVRSATSKPLITKLSPNVTDIGLMARVAVEGGSDGLSVINTLMGMALDWRKRKPILGPGQGGLSGPAIKPVALLKVHQVRQAVGPNVPIMGQGGIASAEDALEFAVAGSTTVGIGTALFYDPLGVARIPQEIQGLLANEGVAWQELIGTLQWPGSKPAASCCR, from the coding sequence ATGAATCCCAGCAGCGCCCCCATCGTTACCGACATCCCGGTCACCTTCGCCGGAATCGCCCTGCGCAACCCGGTGGTGCTGCTCTCGGGCTGCGTCGGCTTCGGTCACGAATACCCCCGCATCGCCGGGTTCTCCAACGATCTCTTCGGCGCCATCGTCCTCAAGGGAACAACCTTGGAGCCTCGGTTGGGTAACAAGCCCCACCGACTGGCCGAGACCCTCGGCGGCATGCTCAACACCATCGGGCTGCAAAACCCAGGCGCCCGCTACGTGGTCGACCGGATCCTCCCCACCCTGCCGCAAGGGGGGACACGCTGGATCTCCAACATCGCCGGCTCCACGGTCGAGGAATACCGTGAGGTCGCCGCGATCTTCGACAACTCCCCCATCGACGCCATCGAACTCAACGTCTCGTGCCCCAACGTCAAGGAGGGGGGGGCCGCCTTCGGGGCCGATCCCGAGGTGCTCGGGGCGGTGGTGCAAGCGGTGCGCAGCGCCACGAGCAAACCGCTGATTACCAAGCTTTCCCCCAATGTCACCGACATCGGACTCATGGCCCGGGTCGCGGTCGAGGGGGGCTCCGACGGGCTGTCGGTCATCAACACCCTGATGGGGATGGCGCTCGACTGGCGCAAACGCAAACCAATCCTCGGCCCCGGCCAGGGGGGGCTCTCCGGCCCCGCCATCAAGCCGGTGGCGCTGCTCAAGGTGCATCAGGTCCGCCAGGCGGTGGGGCCGAATGTGCCGATCATGGGGCAGGGGGGGATTGCGTCTGCCGAAGACGCTCTTGAATTCGCGGTGGCTGGGAGCACCACGGTGGGGATCGGTACCGCCCTGTTTTACGATCCGCTTGGGGTCGCCCGTATCCCGCAGGAGATCCAGGGATTGCTGGCAAACGAGGGGGTGGCGTGGCAGGAGTTGATCGGAACGTTGCAATGGCCTGGGAGTAAACCGGCGGCGAGCTGCTGCCGGTAA